Proteins encoded by one window of Cryptococcus gattii WM276 chromosome K, complete sequence:
- a CDS encoding Hypothetical Protein (Similar to TIGR gene model, INSD accession AAW46087.1): MSKINVTFDDFDPLLVYSDYTQWSTPNPQNNPTWNNASESETGVPWHEATIHYTTVQGASFAFNFTAPSAWIYGAAGPSSSATNYTITLDGTSSSHTAENTTSTDNTLGQGRTLLWSAQGLEEGKVHKMELKNEGSGLGVDLVVLEVDVGENTSNSTLDNTSPEISYTGTWDMNNGSFYGGSSSYTQGAGNEFSFNFTGSALYIYGDQVNDHGLYSIFFNTSTIPYATYNGRSGCAVGGVEKSCEKLGTLKVFIGGLGEGEHQVRLVNEGQETYFDFDYLQYTTPSTYPSFTLDPTCANGICASSSSGNNSSGASGAATSAATTAPLSTESSGTSAALYGRDGGYAGLGMGLLVGTMAVWGVRKLGWA; the protein is encoded by the exons ATGTCAAAAATCAACGTGACATTCGACGATTTTGACCCTCTTCTCGTCTATTCGGACTACACCCAATGGTCCACTCCAAATCCGCAAAACAACCCGACATGGAATAACGCCAGTGAAAGCGAAACGGGCGTACCATGGCATGAGGCCACCATTCATTACACCACCGTCCAAGGCGCTTCTTTCGCGTTCAACTTTACAGCTCCATCGGCTTGGATATACGGCGCTGCCGGtccttcctcctcggcTACGAACTATACAATCACTCTTGACGGgacctcttcctctcatACAGCTGAAAATACAACCTCCACCGACAACACACTCGGTCAAGGGCGGACGTTGTTATGGAGTGCGCAGGGgctggaagaaggaaaggtACATAAAATGGAGTTGAAGAATGAGGGGAGCGGGCTGGGAGTGGACCTGGTTGTCTTGGAAGTTGATGTGGGTGAGAATACGAGTAACTCGACTTTGGATAATACTAGTCCCGAAATCAGTTACACTGGAACGTGGGATATGAATAATGGGAGTTTCTACGGAGGTTCTAGCTCTTACACCCAAGGTGCAGGCAATGAATTTTCTTTCAATTTCACCG GTTCCGCCCTGTATATCTACGGTGATCAGGTCAACGACCATGGCCTATATTCCATATTTTTTAACACCTCTACGATTCCCTATGCTACCTACAATGGCCGGTCGGGTTGCGCCGTCGGTGGCGTGGAGAAGAGCTGTGAGAAGCTGGGGACTCTGAAGGTATTCATAGGTGGgcttggagaaggagaacATCAAGTCAGGTTGGTTAATGAGGGTCAAGAAACTTATTTCG ATTTTGATTATCTCCAATACACCACTCCATCAACTTATCCTTCTTTCACCCTTGATCCAACGTGCGCCAACGGTATTTGCGCGTCATCCTCTTCGGGCAATAACTCCTCTGGAGCCTCTGGTGCCGCCACAAGCGCAGCCACTACTGCGCCGTTATCTACTGAGAGTAGTGGCACGAGTGCTGCGTTGTATGGCCGTGACGGAGGATACGCAGGCTTGGGGATGGGGCTTTTGGTAGGAACGATGGCTGTTTGGGGTGTGAGAAAATTAGGCTGGGCATAG
- a CDS encoding Hypothetical protein (Similar to TIGR gene model, INSD accession AAW46089.1; CNK00370), whose amino-acid sequence MTVDELPPSRLGTKEHWDNVYEREVNVFNDIGDEGEIWFGEDSVRKMREWAHTHLPPSTSPDCPLRILECGSGNGTLILSFLTSPSPPAQYYHLTGIDYCEPAKILAEGVEAAKRESLEDEMDPEDVENQCTTDWRVVDLLRHDFEGENWDLVMDKGTYDALCLSGEPVEEDEQKRLPSGVYPERIAKLVKPGGFFLITSCNFTEEEIKERYSKEGLSLTFHSSVPHPTFSFGGKKGSTVCTVAFQKSPI is encoded by the exons ATGACAGTCGACGAGCTTCCTCCTTCCAGACTCGGTACAAAAGAACATTGGGACAACGTCTATGA GCGCGAAGTCAACGTTTTCAACGACATCGGGGACGAAGGCGAGATATGGTTTGGCGAAGACAGCGTACGCAAGATGCGTGAATGGGCACACACCCACTTACCGCCTTCCACCTCTCCCGATTGTCCTCTCCGGATCCTCGAATGTGGTTCGGGAAACGGCACCCTtatcctctccttcctcacTTCCCCTTCGCCTCCCGCCCAGTATTATCATCTCACCGGTATTGACTACTGCGAACCCGCCAAAATCCTCGCCGAAGGTGTTGAAGCCGCTAAAAGGGAGAGcttggaagatgagatggatCCGGAAGATGTAGAGAATCAGTGTACAACCGATTGGAGAGTTGTGGACCTGCTGAGACATGACTTTGAAGGAGAAAATTGGGATTTGGTGATGGATAAGGGAACGTATGATGCGCTTTGTCTGTCAGGTGAGCCagtggaagaggatgagcaAAAAAGGTTACCGAGTGGAGTGTACCCGGAAAGGATCGCGAAGCTCGTGAAGCCTGGAGGGTTCTTTTTGATCACTAGCTGTAACTTTacagaagaggagattAAGGAGAGGTACTCAAAAGAGGGTTTGA GCTTAACATTCCA CTCTTCCGTCCCTCATCCTACATTCTCTTTTGGCGGCAAGAAGGGAAGTACTGTTTGTACCGTTGCCTTCCAAAAGTCTCCCATATAG
- a CDS encoding Sodium-hydrogen antiporter (Similar to TIGR gene model, INSD accession AAW46091.1): MPSDFSYEEPSTAHLLIFSTYLWLLNMARWLVQRITGAGLLGEIAIGMVFGSPLAEWLDVDWQSTMVTVGYIGLLAIVLEGGITTSLPLLIPLIPISMAIAFTGVAGTFALSFLCIPAFGYSPLSAFASGAAMSSTSLGTTLAVLAGTRGIGFDIRQTKVGVALVGAAVADDVIAFVFSEIMKILGQSNGGVGPQIGRIVGVTIGLGVLAIPLTIWVLKPLLTSEKCMKLLFKSGIMGSMSVILLVAVGMVAAAGYAGTSPLYGIYVGGLMLSYVSEPDNDTADTTSNSDIPLTRVSTNPTLGTGSGAQTPKPVPMAYTLSRQSLDLSRAHTHPGTVGYHFASLPSPARARRPAPASSDDRPNPLDFASTYNAFLFPLVEYILLPIFFGSIGYSIPFLRLWRGSIIWKGIVYSVLMVLAKLMCGLWLFWPSKSGGGKISDAQKLPVTDKEGEHEWTWKDRVPAVLFLGFAMVARGEIGLLISQIGRHTPTPLFDEDEFLIAIWAIMLNTIIGPVAVTAILKKWRAGIAGGGWE, from the exons ATGCCGTCCGATTTCTCTTACGAAGAGCCTTCGACAGCTCACCTTCTCATCTTTTCGACCTACCTCTGGTTGCTAAACATGGCGCGCTGGCTTGTCCAGCGCATAACAGGAGCAGGTTTACTTGGTGAAATTGCCATAGGAATGGTATTTGGATCACCACTCGCAGAGTGGTTGGACGTTGACTGGCAGTCGACAATGGTTACTGTCGGTTATATTGGCCTGCTGGCTATTGTTCTCGAAG GCGGTATAACAACTTCTTTACCCCTTCTTATCCCGCTCATCCCGATTTCTATGGCCATCGCCTTTACGGGCGTGGCAGGCACCTTTGccctctctttcctctgCATTCCAGCATTCGGCTACAGCCCTCTCTCAGCGTTTGCCTCTGGCGCAGCAATGTCATCAACTTCCCTCGGCACAACCCTTGCTGTTTTGGCAGGTACCAGGGGAATTGGTTTTGACATCCGTCAGACTAAGGTCGGGGTTGCGTTAGTAGGAGCGGCAGTGGCGGATGATGTAATCGCCTTTGTGTTTTCAGAGATTATGAAAATCCTCGGACAAAGCAATGGAGGTGTAGGTCCTCAAATTGGGAGGATTGTAGGGGTGACGATCGGATTAGGCGTGCTGGCGATTCCCTTGACGATCTGGGTACTCAAACCGCTCCTGACCTCGGAAAAGTGCATGAAGCTACTTTTCAAATCCGGGATAATGGGTTCGATGTCGGTTATCCTCCTTGTTGCTGTTGGGATGGTCGCTGCTGCTGGGTATGCGGGCACCAGTCCTCTCTACGGTATCTACGTAGGAGGCCTTATGCTGTCATATGTCTCTGAGCCGGACAATGATACTGCTGATACGACATCCAACTCGGACATTCCCCTCACCCGTGTCAGTACTAATCCCACTCTTGGCACTGGCTCTGGCGCCCAAACTCCAAAGCCTGTCCCGATGGCGTATACACTCTCCCGTCAGTCGCTCGACCTTTCCCGCGCTCATACGCACCCAGGCACAGTGGGCTACCACTTTgcctctcttccctctcctgCGCGCGCACGTCGCCCCGCTCCAGCAAGCAGTGATGATCGTCCTAACCCTCTTGATTTTGCCAGTACCTACAACGCTTTCCTGTTCCCACTTGTTGAATACATCCTGCTCCCCATCTTCTTTGGTTCTATCGGCTACTCTATCCCATTCCTTCGTCTTTGGAGGGGATCGATCATCTGGAAGGGAATCGTGTATTCGGTATTGATGGTGCTTGCGAAACTCATGTGCGGCTTGTGGCTGTTTTGGCCATCAAAGAGTGGAGGAGGCAAGATTAGCGACGCACAAAAACTACCAGTGACTGACAAAGAGGGTGAGCACGAATGGACGTGGAAGGATAGGGTACCGGCTGTCCTCTTTTTGGGATTCGCAATGGTTGCAAGAGGAGAAATCGGGCTTTTGATCTCTCAAATCGGCCGTCATACCCCGACCCCGTTgtttgatgaagatgagTTCTTGATAGCCATTTGGGCTATTATGCTTAACACCATCATTGGTCCGGTGGCTGTGACTGCGATACTCAAGAAATGGAGGGCAGGTATAGCCGGAGGAGGCTGGGAATAG
- a CDS encoding Membrane transporter, putative (Similar to TIGR gene model, INSD accession AAW46090.1) has product MSESKHFDDEKNVGGAAVDVSVLPAISDDAHHVQLQDVDEAAAFVAGWEGEITEEMNARIRRKCDWHLLPLMMTLYFVQFTDKTTLGSSAILGIKTDTHLSQAQYNWLGTIFYLSYLIFEWPQAVALQKFPPGKWMACNILVWAVCLCCHAACKNFAGLFVCRFFLGVCEGSITAGFLILTSMFYTQEEATQRVGYWFLMNGTAQIFNGVVSFGVYHVNPDIIAPWKVYMLITGLLTLAVGLCFWFFIPNNPMTAYFLTKEERIIAIERLRGKSTGIENKTWKKEQFIEALTDWKCWAFAIYAGLNNVANSLTNMTSLIINSFGFTVWQTTLLGTVSGAIEILTIWSSVLVIKKLPNARGYVGASYSIPNIVSGILLVALPWTAKGALLFAVYLGGVGTPGFVLSLSWCSTSNTGHTKKATANAMLLIGYCLGNLLSPQMWEAKYAPRYYIPWGIILGTYVLNPIILLGIRFFLNRENKRRDKLVVKGELVQEKFVDEYGEEIDPTFLDMTDHKNLSFRYPL; this is encoded by the exons ATGTCTGAAAGCAAACACTTCGATGATGAGAAAAATGTCGGCGGCGCCGCTGTCGACGTTAGCGTGTTACCAGCAATCAGTGATGATGCGCACCACGTTCAGCTTCAAGATGTCGATGAAGCAGCCGCTTTTGTGGCTGGTTGGGAGGGAGAGATTACAGAGGAGATGAATGCAAGGATTAGAAGGAAATGTGATTGGCACCTTTTGCCTCTCAT GATGACTCTCTACTTTGTCCAATTCACGG ATAAAACCACTCTTGGTTCTTCAGCTATCTTGGGTATCAAG ACCGATACTCACCTTTCACAAGCCCAGTACAA CTGGCTCGGAACAATCTTTTATCTTTCTTACTTGATTTTTGAGTGGCCACAAGCTGTTGCTCTGCAGAAGTTTCCTCCGGGAAAATGGAT GGCTTGTAACATTCTCGTCTGGGCTGT ATGTCTCTGTTGTCACGCTGCTTGCAAGAACTTTGCTGGCCTCT TTGTTTGCCGATTTTTCCTCGGTGTCTGTGAGGGAAGTATCACCGCTGGCTTCTTAATTTTG ACTAGTATGTTCTATACCCAAGAGGAAGCAACTCAGCGTGTCGGCTAC TGGTTCTTGATGAACGGTACCGCCCAAATCTTCAACGGTGTCGTCTCTTTCGGAGTGTACCACGTCAATCCGGACATCATCGCCCCATGGAAAGTCTACATGCTCATCACCGGTCTCCTCACTCTCGCCGTCGGTCTCTGCTTTTGGTTCTTCATCCCCAACAACCCCATGACGGCCTATTTCCTTAccaaggaggagagaatCATTGCTATTGAGCGATTGAGGGGTAAGAGTACCGGTATCGAGAACAAGACTTGGAAAAAGGAACAATTCATTGAGGCGCTCACTGACTGGAAATGTTGGGCGTTTGCCATTTACGCTGGTTTGAACAATGTCGCCAACTCTCTCACCAACATGACCAGCTTGATCATCA ACTCCTTTGGCTTCACTGTCTGGCAAACTACACTTCTGGGCACTGTTTCCGGTGCCATCGAGATTCTCACCATCTGGTCCTCCGTCCTCGTCATCAAAAAATTACCCAACGCCCGAGGATACGTCGGCGCATCTTATTCTATCCCTAATATTGTCTCCGGTATTTTGCTCGTTGCTCTACCCTGGACAGCCAAGGGTGCTTTGCTCTTTGCCGTCTATTTGGGCGGTGTGGGTACACCCGGTTTCGTACTTTCTCTGTCGTGGTGTTCAACTTCCAACACTGGGCACACGAAGAAGGCTACTGCAAATGCGATGCTTCTTATCGGATACT GTCTCGGTAATCTTCTTTCTCCGCAGATGTGGGAAGCTAAATACGCTCCTCGGTACTATATTCCCTGGGGTATTATCCTTGGTACTTACGTTCTCAATCCTATCATTCTT CTCGGAATCCGGTTTTTCCTCAACCGCGAGAACAAGCGTCGAGACAAACTCGTTGTGAAGGGAGAGCTGGTGCAGGAGAAGTTTGTGGATGAGTACGGAGAAGAGATTGATCCTACCTTTTTGGATATGACCGAC CACAAGAACCTGTCTTTCAGGTATCCTCTTTAA
- a CDS encoding Autophagy-related protein, putative (Similar to TIGR gene model, INSD accession AAW46088.1), whose product MNNPLLAIQSQYWAVRDYLSPVLKESKFKEHGRITPEEFVAAGDFLTFKFPVWQWEKGEPSRARDFLPPDKQYLVTRNVPCLRRATAVDYTNADEDAEKLLSFLDDAEEAPGPDDDWVATHINRSPPHRPADMDEIPDIPDSPTTAPTREMAGLNVSSGGKLEEDEIPDIDDIPDMDEEGLEDLEDDAAVRIVHPSEAEVNSTAGKNLLQVRTYDCIISYDKHYQTPRFWLFGYDEHKNPLTPAQVFQDVPADHAFKTMTMESFPHSGAQLASVHPCKHASVMKKFIDRMEAAQGPALTTEPEAISSTSVAGGSAGGKEEKEKKKKWGLGGMVRKVTGGSVPKVEKEKDEVVTGVPVDFYLVIFLKFIASIVPTIEVDSTTSTAL is encoded by the exons ATGAACAACCCACTTCTAGCTATCCAA AGCCAGTACTGGGCCGTAAGGGACTATCTCTCTCCT GTCCTTAAAGAGAGTAAATTCAAGGAGCATGGGAGGATTACTCCAG AGGAATTCGTTGCTGCCGGTGACTTCTTGACATTCAAGTTTCCCGTTTGGCAGTG ggagaagggagagCCGTCCAGGGCAAGGGACTTTTTGCCACCCGATAAGCAATACTTGGTCACCCGTAACG TTCCGTGTCTTCGACGAGCAACGGCTGTAGATTACACAAATGCCGATGAAGATGCTGAAAAATTACTTAGCTTCCTTGACGAT GCAGAGGAAGCTCCAGGCCCTGATGACGACTGGGTAGCAACTCATATCAATCGTTCCCCACCCCATCGTCCTGCCGATATGGATGAGATCCCTGACATCCCCGATTCTCCCACCACTGCGCCCACTCGCGAAATGGCCGGGCTTAATGTTTCTTCTGGTGGCAAGctggaggaggacgagaTTCCTGATATTGACGATATCCCCGAtatggatgaagaagggttGGAGGATTTGGAGGATGATGCAGCAGTGAGAATTGTGCATCCCAGTGAGGCTGAAGTCAATTCGACTGCGGGAAAGAACCTTCTTCAAGTGAGGACGTATGATTGTATCATCAGTTATGATAAGCATTATCAAACTCCGCGATTCTGGTTGTTTGGTTACGACGAG CACAAAAACCCTCTTACCCCTGCTCAAGTATTCCAGGACGTCCCGGCCGACCATGCTTTTAAGACAATGACTATGGAATCTTTCCCCCACTCTGGTGCACAGCTTGCGAGCGTACACCCATGCAAGCACGCATCCGTCATGAAAAAGTTTATCGACCGTATGGAAGCTGCCCAGGGTCCAGCACTTACTACTGAACCCGAAGCAATCTCATCTACCTCTGTCGCTGGTGGAAGCGCAGGcgggaaggaagagaaggagaagaagaagaagtgggGTTTGGGCGGTATGGTGAGAAAGGTGACCGGTGGAAGCGTGCCCAAGGtggaaaaagaaaaggatgagGTCGTCACTGGAGTACCTGTGGATTTCTATCTTGTCATT TTCCTCAAGTTTATTGCGAGTATCGTCCCTACTATTGAGGTGGATAGTACTACTTCCACTGCTCTCTAG